In a single window of the Flavobacterium ammoniigenes genome:
- a CDS encoding M14 family zinc carboxypeptidase, which yields MKQSIVSFLFLFILGSTLQAQIKSPSEFLPNYGKQITFYHQTEAYFGHLVKESSFIKHQVYGQTNEERNLNVYFVSTPENLANLDQIRNNNLSAIGLSNQKNQKIGDKLIVWISFSVHGNEYAGMESAMTVAYELLNPANKETKEWLKNTIVILDPCENPDGLSRYANWLREISGKKTHPGLSDREHMEVWPGGRYNHYIFDLNRDWAWQTQIESQKRIALYNQWMPQVHADIHEMGYESPYFFPPSAEPLHEFIDQYQKDFHFSLGKNIAAKFDKENWLYNTRERFDLFYPSYGDTYPTYNGAVGMTLEQGGIGAGREIKLANGTHLTTKDRLTHHAKAVLTIIETASNQSDQLLKGFRGFMTNSRKKAKGVYATYVMKNNPKSEQLVELLKKNGIEYSYANASQKSIGFNYKTKKDNAFSIEPNDLIIKADQPRGVMTQVLFEPNQKLNDSLSYDITAWDLPLAYGIDGYALKNSLAINTKPSIDRKELMLPEKVYAFHIPWNNRTSAKVVSLLLQNGINVRTAAQKAVFGDVTVEAGGLIVSKGDNPTIVDFEKKVSDIIKTKSDYNYLTSGFSVNARDLGGENFSLIKKPKILLLSGKGVNPTEFGAVWHYLDEVIQYPTSIVDVSNIGRIDWSEFNTLILADGNYNFSDDLKSQLTDWIKKGGKVIAMNEALGLFENNDNYALRVFATDEDKTKAETEAKEKELKSRLFDFHNNERRLISSSIPGAIIENALDTSHPLSFGLGNSYFSLKTDARKYSLLTKASNVIYVPKNYSSYGFVGHNLKKKLEETVTFAVEKKEKGTVIYMIDNPLFRGFWENGILLFSNALFQVQY from the coding sequence CTATTTTGGGCATTTAGTGAAGGAATCTTCTTTTATTAAACATCAAGTATATGGACAAACGAATGAAGAACGAAATTTAAATGTTTATTTTGTTTCAACTCCTGAGAATTTGGCCAATTTAGATCAAATTAGAAATAATAATTTGAGTGCTATTGGTCTTTCCAATCAAAAAAATCAAAAAATTGGAGACAAGCTTATTGTTTGGATCAGCTTTAGTGTGCATGGCAACGAATATGCGGGTATGGAAAGTGCTATGACTGTAGCTTATGAATTATTGAATCCTGCTAACAAAGAAACCAAAGAGTGGTTGAAAAATACGATTGTAATTTTGGACCCATGTGAAAATCCAGATGGACTTTCTCGTTATGCCAATTGGCTTCGTGAAATATCAGGAAAGAAAACGCATCCAGGATTGTCTGATAGAGAACATATGGAAGTTTGGCCAGGCGGAAGATACAATCATTATATTTTTGATTTGAATCGTGATTGGGCATGGCAAACACAAATTGAATCTCAAAAACGTATTGCTTTATACAATCAATGGATGCCACAGGTTCATGCAGATATTCATGAAATGGGATATGAATCACCTTATTTTTTCCCACCATCGGCAGAGCCTTTACATGAATTTATCGACCAATATCAAAAAGATTTTCATTTTTCGTTAGGAAAAAATATTGCAGCCAAATTTGATAAGGAAAATTGGTTGTACAACACTCGTGAACGATTTGATTTGTTTTATCCAAGTTATGGCGATACCTATCCCACATACAACGGTGCTGTTGGGATGACATTGGAACAAGGTGGAATAGGAGCTGGACGCGAAATTAAATTGGCAAACGGAACACATTTAACTACTAAAGATCGATTGACTCACCATGCAAAAGCAGTACTGACGATTATTGAAACTGCATCCAATCAGTCAGATCAATTGCTAAAAGGTTTTAGAGGATTTATGACCAATTCCAGAAAAAAAGCTAAGGGAGTTTATGCCACCTATGTGATGAAAAACAATCCAAAGTCAGAACAATTGGTTGAGTTGCTTAAAAAGAATGGGATTGAATATTCGTATGCGAATGCAAGTCAAAAATCGATAGGATTCAATTATAAAACAAAAAAGGACAATGCATTTTCAATTGAACCGAATGATTTAATTATTAAAGCAGATCAACCTCGAGGGGTAATGACTCAGGTTTTATTTGAACCTAATCAAAAGCTGAATGATAGTTTGTCTTATGATATTACAGCTTGGGATTTACCTTTGGCATATGGTATTGACGGATATGCTTTGAAGAATAGTTTGGCAATAAACACAAAACCTTCAATTGATCGAAAAGAATTGATGCTTCCTGAGAAAGTATATGCTTTCCATATTCCTTGGAATAATAGAACTTCTGCAAAAGTAGTTTCGCTACTTCTTCAAAATGGTATCAACGTAAGAACAGCTGCACAAAAAGCAGTATTTGGTGATGTTACCGTTGAAGCTGGAGGATTAATAGTAAGTAAAGGTGATAATCCTACCATTGTTGATTTTGAGAAAAAGGTCAGTGATATCATTAAAACTAAATCGGATTACAATTATTTGACTTCTGGATTTTCAGTTAATGCTCGTGATTTAGGGGGAGAAAACTTCTCATTAATTAAGAAACCAAAAATTTTACTTTTATCAGGTAAAGGTGTCAATCCAACTGAGTTTGGAGCTGTTTGGCATTATTTGGATGAAGTGATCCAGTATCCAACTAGTATAGTGGATGTTTCTAATATTGGAAGAATAGATTGGTCGGAATTTAATACATTGATTCTTGCTGACGGTAATTATAATTTTTCGGATGATTTGAAATCACAACTAACAGATTGGATCAAAAAAGGAGGAAAAGTAATTGCTATGAATGAAGCATTAGGTCTGTTTGAAAACAATGATAATTATGCCTTGCGTGTTTTTGCAACTGATGAGGATAAGACTAAAGCTGAAACTGAGGCTAAAGAAAAAGAGCTTAAAAGTAGGTTGTTTGATTTCCACAATAATGAAAGAAGATTGATATCGTCTTCCATTCCAGGTGCAATTATCGAAAACGCTCTAGATACCTCTCATCCCTTGTCATTCGGGTTAGGAAATAGTTATTTTAGTTTGAAGACAGATGCTAGAAAATATTCTTTATTGACAAAAGCTTCTAATGTTATTTATGTTCCTAAAAACTATTCAAGTTATGGTTTTGTGGGACATAATTTGAAGAAAAAATTAGAAGAAACGGTTACGTTTGCAGTAGAGAAAAAAGAGAAAGGCACAGTGATTTACATGATTGACAATCCTTTATTTAGAGGGTTTTGGGAGAACGGAATTTTGTTGTTTAGTAACGCTTTATTCCAAGTACAGTATTAA